From the Phyllopteryx taeniolatus isolate TA_2022b chromosome 16, UOR_Ptae_1.2, whole genome shotgun sequence genome, one window contains:
- the LOC133466461 gene encoding metalloproteinase inhibitor 2-like — translation MSWTLKVLALPLVLLCSWKEAQACSCAATHPQQAFCQADVVIKAKVVGGKADGDFIKPIKYDIKQTKMFKGPNKDFDAIYTAPTSSLCGVTLAKGIEYLIAGRLESDGSLHVTLCSFLEPWDVLSATQKKSLVERYEMGCDCKITRCTSVPCGISSPAECLWTDYLTEKMTNGKQARHFACIKRSDGSCAWYRGAASPKKEFMDIEDP, via the exons ATGAGCTGGACGTTGAAGGTGTTGGCGCTGCCGCTGGTGCTGCTGTGCTCGTGGAAGGAAGCGCAAGCTTGCAGCTGCGCCGCCACGCATCCGCAGCAGGCGTTTTGCCAAGCGGACGTCG TCATCAAGGCGAAGGTGGTTGGAGGGAAGGCTGACGGTGACTTTATCAAACCCATTAAGTATGACATCAAACAGACCAAG atgTTCAAAGGCCCTAACAAGGATTTTGATGCCATCTACACTGCGCCAACCTCCTCATTATGTGGAGTCACTCTGGCTAAAGGCATAGAGTATCTAATCGCAG GTCGGCTCGAGTCCGACGGTTCGCTGCACGTCACCCTGTGCAGCTTCCTTGAGCCGTGGGATGTCTTGAGCGCCACGCAAAAGAAGAGCCTGGTGGAGCGCTACGAAATGGGCTGCGATTGCAAG ATCACGCGCTGCACCTCCGTCCCGTGCGGGATCAGCAGCCCGGCCGAGTGCTTGTGGACGGACTATCTGACGGAGAAGATGACCAACGGCAAGCAGGCCCGACACTTTGCTTGCATCAAGAGAAGCGACGGCTCTTGCGCCTGGTACAGGGGTGCTGCCTCACCCAAAAAGGAATTCATGGACATCGAAGACccttaa